The Streptomyces kanamyceticus genome window below encodes:
- a CDS encoding HSP90 family protein, with protein sequence MAHSFQVDLRGLVDLLSHHLYSSPKVYLRELLQNGVDAVTARRVFEPDAPAVVRLYPGDGELRVEDSGVGLTEAEVHGLLATIGRSSKRDGLESARAEFLGQFGIGLLACFVVAEEIRVVSRSARDRSAPPVEWRARDDGSYTVRTLPGTARTEPGTTVHLTARPGCADWLGAARVTELARHFGSLLPHDVRVGDVPVSERPAVWERAHSGPDARRAALAAHCRETFGFAPLDAIELDVPLAGLRGVAYVLPGAVSPAQRGAHRVHLKGMLLTERADELLPDWAFFVRCVLDSDSLRPTASRENLYDDDTLAAVREVLGERIRGWLTELAAGDRERLAHFLAVHHLGVKSLARHDPGLLRVMLPWLPFETTEGTVSLDEFARRHPVVHFTRSAEEFRQVSAIAAAQGIGVVNGGYTYDSELVELLPAARPGSVVAELDTDTVTAHLDTVDPARELALAPFLAVARAALEPLGCDVVLRAFQPVTVPALHLDDRDARHERARAEAAEAADGLWAGILGSLRGGRPRARLVLNHLNPLVHRMAAAPDPRLAATAVEALYGQALLMSQRPLRPADSALLNRAFLGLLDWAVRPVDDDPTERPAGEPR encoded by the coding sequence ATGGCACACAGCTTCCAGGTCGACCTGCGCGGGCTCGTCGACCTTCTCTCGCACCACCTGTACTCCAGTCCCAAGGTCTATCTGCGCGAACTGCTGCAGAACGGCGTGGACGCCGTGACCGCGCGCAGGGTCTTCGAGCCGGACGCGCCCGCCGTCGTGCGGCTGTACCCGGGCGACGGCGAGCTGCGCGTCGAGGACAGCGGCGTCGGGCTCACCGAGGCCGAGGTGCACGGGCTGCTCGCGACCATCGGGCGCAGCTCCAAGCGGGACGGCCTGGAGAGCGCCCGCGCCGAGTTCCTCGGGCAGTTCGGGATCGGGCTGCTCGCCTGTTTCGTCGTCGCCGAGGAGATCCGGGTCGTCAGCCGTTCGGCGCGGGACCGTTCGGCGCCGCCCGTCGAGTGGCGGGCCCGCGACGACGGTTCGTACACCGTCCGTACGCTGCCCGGCACGGCCCGCACCGAGCCGGGTACGACCGTGCACCTCACCGCGCGGCCCGGCTGCGCCGACTGGCTCGGCGCCGCGCGCGTCACCGAACTCGCCCGCCACTTCGGGTCGTTGCTCCCCCACGACGTACGCGTCGGCGACGTGCCCGTCTCCGAGCGGCCCGCCGTGTGGGAGCGCGCGCACTCCGGGCCCGACGCGCGCAGGGCCGCGCTCGCCGCGCACTGCCGCGAGACGTTCGGGTTCGCGCCGCTGGACGCCATCGAGCTCGACGTGCCGCTCGCGGGCCTGCGCGGGGTGGCGTACGTCCTGCCCGGCGCGGTCAGCCCGGCCCAGCGCGGCGCCCACCGCGTCCACCTCAAGGGCATGCTGCTCACCGAGCGGGCCGACGAACTCCTGCCCGACTGGGCGTTCTTCGTGCGCTGCGTCCTCGACTCGGACAGCCTGCGGCCCACCGCGTCCCGCGAGAACCTCTACGACGACGACACCCTCGCGGCGGTGCGCGAGGTGCTCGGCGAGCGGATCCGCGGCTGGCTCACCGAACTGGCGGCCGGTGACCGGGAGCGGCTCGCGCACTTCCTCGCCGTCCACCACCTGGGCGTGAAGTCCCTCGCGCGGCACGATCCCGGGCTGCTGCGCGTGATGCTGCCGTGGCTGCCGTTCGAGACGACCGAGGGCACGGTCTCCCTCGACGAATTCGCCCGCCGCCACCCGGTCGTGCACTTCACCCGCTCCGCGGAGGAGTTCCGTCAGGTCTCCGCCATCGCAGCCGCCCAGGGCATCGGCGTGGTCAACGGCGGCTACACGTACGACTCCGAACTCGTCGAACTGCTGCCCGCCGCACGGCCCGGCAGCGTGGTCGCCGAGCTCGACACCGACACCGTCACCGCGCACCTGGACACCGTCGACCCGGCGCGGGAACTGGCGCTCGCCCCGTTCCTCGCCGTCGCCCGCGCCGCACTCGAACCGCTCGGCTGCGACGTGGTCCTCCGCGCGTTCCAGCCGGTCACCGTGCCCGCCCTGCACCTGGACGACCGCGACGCCCGGCACGAAAGGGCCCGCGCCGAGGCGGCCGAGGCCGCCGACGGGCTGTGGGCGGGCATCCTCGGCTCGCTGCGCGGCGGGCGGCCGCGGGCCCGGCTCGTCCTCAACCACCTCAATCCACTGGTGCACCGCATGGCCGCGGCACCCGATCCGCGGCTCGCCGCGACGGCGGTCGAAGCGCTGTACGGGCAGGCCCTGTTGATGTCCCAGCGGCCGCTGCGGCCCGCCGATTCCGCGCTGTTGAACCGGGCCTTCCTCGGGCTGCTCGACTGGGCGGTGCGGCCCGTGGACGACGACCCGACCGAACGACCCGCCGGGGAGCCCCGATGA
- a CDS encoding L-serine ammonia-lyase: MAISVFDLFSIGIGPSSSHTVGPMRAARMFASRLKNEGLMAHTTAIRAELYGSLGATGHGHGTPKAVLLGLEGESPRTVNVESADDRVEEIKSTGKLNLLGMHEIAFDFDEDLILHRRKALPYHANGMTIFAYGHDGAPVLEKTYYSVGGGFVVDEDAVAGENPIVPDDTVLKHPFRTGDELLRLASDTGLSISALMLENEKAWRTEEEIRAGLLDIWGVMQACVSRGMSREGILPGGLKVRRRAANSARQLRAEGDPQARAMEWITLYAMAVNEENAAGGRVVTAPTNGAAGIIPAVLHYYMNFVPGADEEGVVRFLLAAGAIGMLFKENASISGAEVGCQGEVGSACSMAAGALAEVMGGSPSQVENAAEIGMEHNLGLTCDPVGGLVQIPCIERNGMAAVKAVTAAKMAMRGDGSHKVSLDKVIKTMKETGADMSVKYKETARGGLAVNIIEC, translated from the coding sequence GTGGCCATCTCGGTCTTCGACCTGTTCTCGATCGGCATCGGCCCGTCCAGCTCCCACACGGTCGGTCCGATGCGCGCTGCCCGCATGTTCGCGAGCCGCCTCAAGAACGAGGGCCTGATGGCCCACACCACCGCGATACGAGCCGAGCTGTACGGCTCGCTCGGCGCCACCGGGCACGGGCACGGCACCCCCAAGGCCGTCCTGCTCGGCCTGGAGGGCGAGTCGCCGCGCACGGTGAACGTGGAGTCGGCCGACGACCGCGTCGAGGAGATCAAGTCGACCGGCAAGCTGAACCTGCTCGGCATGCACGAGATCGCCTTCGACTTCGACGAGGACCTGATCCTGCACCGCCGCAAGGCGCTGCCGTACCACGCCAACGGCATGACGATCTTCGCGTACGGCCATGACGGCGCGCCCGTCCTGGAGAAGACGTACTACTCGGTGGGCGGCGGCTTCGTCGTCGACGAGGACGCCGTCGCGGGCGAGAACCCGATCGTCCCCGACGACACGGTGCTGAAGCACCCCTTCCGCACCGGTGACGAGCTCCTGCGCCTGGCCTCCGACACCGGCCTCTCCATCTCCGCGCTGATGCTGGAGAACGAGAAGGCGTGGCGCACCGAGGAAGAGATCCGGGCGGGCCTCCTCGACATCTGGGGCGTCATGCAGGCGTGCGTGTCCCGCGGCATGTCCCGCGAGGGCATCCTGCCCGGCGGCCTCAAGGTCCGCCGCCGCGCGGCCAACTCGGCGCGCCAGCTGCGCGCCGAGGGCGACCCGCAGGCCCGCGCCATGGAGTGGATCACGCTCTACGCGATGGCCGTGAACGAGGAGAACGCCGCGGGCGGCCGCGTGGTCACCGCCCCCACGAACGGCGCGGCGGGCATCATCCCCGCCGTCCTGCACTACTACATGAACTTCGTGCCCGGCGCCGACGAGGAGGGCGTGGTCCGCTTCCTGCTCGCCGCGGGCGCCATCGGCATGCTCTTCAAGGAGAACGCCTCGATCTCCGGCGCCGAGGTCGGCTGCCAGGGCGAGGTCGGCTCCGCCTGCTCGATGGCGGCGGGCGCCCTGGCCGAGGTCATGGGCGGCTCCCCCTCCCAGGTCGAGAACGCCGCCGAGATCGGCATGGAACACAACCTCGGCCTGACCTGCGACCCGGTCGGCGGCCTCGTGCAGATCCCGTGCATCGAGCGCAACGGCATGGCGGCGGTCAAGGCCGTCACCGCGGCGAAGATGGCGATGCGCGGCGACGGCTCCCACAAGGTCTCCCTCGACAAGGTCATCAAGACCATGAAGGAGACGGGCGCGGACATGAGCGTCAAGTACAAGGAGACGGCTCGGGGCGGGCTCGCGGTGAACATCATCGAGTGCTGA
- a CDS encoding alpha/beta hydrolase, whose protein sequence is MNRAGRHRRHPLALPLAVLSLAAASLVGCGGTGGTGGTGGSGAEEQAALKLFYGQKLTWADCGDLKCARLTVPRDYGHPENGKTFVLPVTKAATADPDERVGSLVYNPGGPGASGVSDLKADGGEVFSRAVRARFDIVSFDPRGVGGSKPAVTCAQDTGEESGEPEPITPATAKDRARAFAAARAEAAGCVRASGGILRQVGTVDAARDLDVLRAALGDKKLTYLGWSYGTSLGTSYAEQFPHRVRALVLDGAIDPSLNWRQRALSQGTGFRRAVDDYAEQCADIAGDSCPGATPREISELIEELYEQAAREPLPVDDEDLYDVDARTLLDIVTGAMYTPEDQWEDLSEALSAAVDGDGTKLAALAEGDEPSTDSHKKPRGTDPENDDEAILAVSCLDTPHPRTAGPYWNALGPAGKAAGVYGTSSVVDELTCANWPTGTQRPHRVSAKGVPPVLVVGTTGDPATPYEEARALAEQFPGGMLLTYEGVGHTAYGRAGSCVTEAVDAYLITRKPVGSDATC, encoded by the coding sequence TTGAACCGCGCCGGACGGCACCGCCGTCACCCCCTCGCCCTGCCACTGGCCGTCCTGTCCCTGGCCGCCGCCTCGCTCGTCGGCTGCGGCGGCACGGGCGGCACGGGCGGCACGGGCGGTTCCGGTGCGGAGGAGCAGGCCGCGCTCAAGCTGTTCTACGGGCAGAAGCTGACGTGGGCCGACTGCGGGGACCTGAAGTGTGCGCGGCTCACCGTGCCCAGGGACTACGGCCACCCGGAGAACGGGAAGACCTTCGTCCTGCCGGTGACGAAGGCGGCGACGGCCGACCCGGACGAGCGCGTCGGCTCGCTCGTCTACAACCCGGGCGGGCCCGGCGCCTCCGGTGTGAGCGACCTGAAGGCGGACGGTGGCGAGGTGTTCAGCCGCGCCGTGCGCGCCCGCTTCGACATCGTCTCCTTCGACCCCCGCGGCGTGGGCGGCAGCAAGCCCGCGGTGACGTGCGCGCAGGACACCGGTGAGGAGTCCGGGGAACCCGAGCCGATCACCCCCGCCACCGCGAAGGACCGCGCCCGCGCGTTCGCCGCGGCCCGCGCCGAGGCGGCCGGGTGCGTACGGGCCAGCGGCGGCATCCTGCGCCAGGTCGGCACGGTGGACGCGGCCCGTGACCTGGACGTCCTGCGCGCGGCGCTCGGCGACAAGAAGCTGACCTACCTGGGCTGGTCCTACGGCACGAGCCTCGGCACCTCGTACGCCGAACAGTTCCCGCACCGCGTCCGCGCCCTCGTCCTGGACGGCGCGATCGACCCCTCCCTGAACTGGCGGCAGCGCGCGCTGAGCCAGGGCACCGGCTTCCGCCGAGCCGTCGACGACTACGCCGAGCAGTGCGCCGACATCGCGGGCGACAGCTGCCCCGGCGCGACGCCGCGGGAGATATCCGAGCTGATCGAGGAGCTCTACGAGCAGGCGGCGCGTGAGCCGCTGCCGGTCGACGACGAGGATCTGTACGACGTCGACGCCAGGACGCTGCTCGACATCGTCACGGGCGCGATGTACACCCCGGAGGACCAGTGGGAGGACCTCTCCGAGGCGTTGAGCGCGGCGGTGGACGGCGACGGCACCAAGCTGGCGGCGCTGGCCGAAGGCGACGAGCCGTCCACCGACTCCCACAAGAAGCCGCGCGGCACGGACCCCGAGAACGACGACGAGGCCATCCTCGCCGTCAGCTGCCTGGACACCCCGCACCCGCGCACCGCAGGCCCCTACTGGAACGCCCTCGGCCCGGCGGGGAAGGCCGCGGGCGTGTACGGCACCTCAAGCGTCGTCGACGAGCTGACCTGCGCGAACTGGCCCACCGGCACCCAGCGCCCGCACCGCGTCAGCGCCAAGGGCGTCCCGCCGGTCCTGGTGGTGGGCACCACGGGCGACCCGGCCACGCCGTACGAGGAGGCGCGGGCGCTGGCGGAACAGTTCCCCGGCGGCATGCTCCTGACCTACGAGGGCGTGGGCCACACCGCGTACGGCCGCGCGGGTTCCTGCGTGACCGAGGCCGTCGACGCCTACCTCATCACCAGGAAGCCGGTCGGCTCCGACGCCACCTGTTGA
- a CDS encoding GntR family transcriptional regulator: MSESMWVSTSMPYLTPRESGQPDAWGVEAAARGGKGSQHITYAGEVPAPEDVAALLHLPASETVVVRRRIIQLDGEPIELTDTYYPAHIARGTRLAEKGKIPGGAVTLLARLGYTGVRVREDVIARMPDATERQTLNLAPDEPILQLSRVTLDADDRPLQVDKMAMPAHRQRLRYEIRIG; encoded by the coding sequence GTGAGCGAGAGCATGTGGGTCAGCACCTCGATGCCGTACCTGACGCCGCGAGAGAGCGGGCAGCCCGACGCCTGGGGCGTCGAGGCCGCCGCCCGTGGCGGCAAGGGGAGCCAGCACATCACGTACGCCGGTGAGGTGCCCGCTCCGGAGGACGTCGCGGCCCTGCTCCACCTGCCCGCCTCGGAAACCGTCGTCGTACGCCGCAGGATCATCCAACTCGACGGCGAACCCATCGAGTTGACGGACACGTACTACCCGGCCCACATCGCCCGCGGCACCCGCCTCGCCGAGAAGGGAAAGATCCCGGGCGGAGCGGTCACCCTCCTCGCCCGACTCGGCTACACCGGCGTGCGCGTACGCGAGGACGTGATCGCCCGCATGCCCGACGCGACGGAACGCCAGACCCTGAACCTGGCCCCGGACGAACCGATCCTCCAGCTGAGCCGGGTCACACTGGACGCCGACGACCGCCCCCTCCAGGTCGACAAGATGGCGATGCCGGCCCACCGGCAGCGGCTGCGCTACGAGATCAGGATCGGCTGA